GCCGAGCCGCTTGGTGACGCCCGGCCGCATATTCTCGACGATCACGTCGGCCTGCTCGGCAAGCCGCATCAGGACCTCGCGGCCCTCATCGGTCTTCAGGTTCAACGTGATCGCGCGCTTGTTGCGATGCAGGTTCTGGAAGTCAGAGCCATCGCGCCTGCCCAGGATGTCGTTGGATTCACCGCTCTCCGGCGGCGGCTCGACACGGATGACGTCGGCACCCCAGTCCGCCAGCGTACGGACGCAGGAGGGACCGGCGCGTGCCAGCGTCAGATCGATCACCTTGAACCGCGAGAGCGGCAACCGTGGCGTTTGCGTGTGCTCGGTGCCACGAACGGGCGCATCGACGGGCTTATGCATGGTGATCGTCCTGAATCGGGATGATGTATGATGGATTGATTTCCAGCCAGACTTTCTGGCCAACGGTGAATACACTCACGGGCGGCGACAGTACGCGCAGCCTGAGATCCCCAGTCTCGGAGCGGAATGCATAGTCCCAGGATTCGCCAAGGAATGCGCGCTCGGCGATGCTGCCGGGCAGGATCACGGCGTCGCCGCCAGGGGAGGCTGCATGCAGCGCGACGTTCTGCGAACGCAGCGAGAACTCGCTGGTGCGGATCGGACCGCGCGCGCCGAGCCGCTCTGACGCAACCTCGAACCCGCCAAAAGCGATGGTCGGGCCGTTCGGCTTGCCCTCGAGGACGTTCGAACGCCCGATGAATTCGGCGACATAGCGGGTCTTGGGCCGTGCATAGAGCGTCAAGGGATCATCGATCTGTTCGATGCGGCCTTTGTTCATGACGGCGATGCGGTCCGAGGCCGTCATTGCTTCGGACTGATCATGTGTGACGTAGATTGACGTGATGCCGAACTCATTGTGCAGGCGGCGGATCTCGCTGCGCATTTCCTCGCGCAAGTTGGCGTCGAGGTTTGACAGCGGCTCGTCCAGCAGCAGGATCTCCGGCTTGACCACCAGCGCCCGTGCCAACGATACCCGCTGCTGCTGGCCGCCGGAGAGTTCGTTGGGATAGCGCGCGGCGAGGTGACGAAGCTTCACCACGTCGAGTATCTCCCCGACGCGGCGTGATTGCTCCTCCCTGGCGACCTTCTGCATCTTCAGACCGAACGCGACGTTCTGCTCCACCGTCATGTTCGGCCACAGTGCGTAGCTCTGGAAGATCATCGACATCCGCCGCCGCTCCGGCGGCAGCGAAGAGGTGGCCGACGACATCTGCTTACCGTCCATCTCGATTGTTCCGGCGGTCGGGATCACGAAACCTGCGATCATCCGCAACGTCGTCGTCTTGCCGCAGCCTGACGGCCCCAATAGCGAGACAAATTCGCCCGCGCGGAGCGTGAGACTGAGATCGTCGACGACCGTGAGGTCGCCGAACTTTCTGGTGAGGTTCTTGAGTTGCAGCTTGTCCATCAGTTTCGCCTCAGCATGAAATCCCGACCAAGAACGGTCGCGCCGAGCAGGGTCAGCACGCCGGTCACGACCAGGAGCAGGACGGCGATCGCGGACAGCATTTCGTATTGACCTTGTTCGCTCAGCTCCAGCGTCAGCACAGAGACGACTCGGGTCTGCGGGCCGGAGAGGAAGATCGCGGTCGACAGCTCCCGCGTGGCGACGATGAAGATCAAGAGCCAGCTTCCGAACAGTGATTTCTTGAGGATCGGCAGCACCACCAGCCGCAGGGCGTTCGCCTGGTTGCCGCCCGCGATCCGCACGGCCTCTTCAAGTTCTGGATGCAGGCCCTGGATCGCCGAGTTGGAATTGGTGAACGCGATCGGCAGGAAGCGCGTGACAAAGGCAACGACGACCAGGGCGCCCAGGCCATAGAGCGCAAAAGGTGGCGGCGCATAGGCAGCGTAAAAGCAGATTGCGAGCACGATGCCGGGCACCGCGAACGGCGCCAAGGTGATGTTGGCGAGCAACTGGGAATAGGGCAGGAGCTTGCGCTGCGAGATATAGGCGACCGCAAAGCCCAGGAGGGTGCAGATGGTGGCGGTGACGATGGCATATTCAAACGTGTTGAAGAGCGCTTGGCGGACCGTCGCCTGTTCGAACATCACTTGCTGAAAATTGCGCAAAGTGAAATTCGTCACCGACATCGGCAGCGCCCAGGCTTTGCTGAAAGACGTCTGCAGGATGATGCAGAGCGGCATGAACACGGTGAAGCCGGCGATCAGCATCGCATAGGCGAACAATATCCAGCGGTACGGGCCAAGCGCCATTGGTGCGCGGTGACCGCCTTTGCCGCCGACCGTGACATAGCTCTTGCGCGCCAGGAGGCGGCGCTGCACCCAAAGCAGTACGATGGTGATGCCGACCATCGGCATGGAGAACGCGGCGGCAACTTCGACCCTGATCGGATTTTCGAAGAAGGCTGCAAGTTGTGTGGTGACGACGTTGAAGCCCGCGGGGATCGCGATCAAGGCCGGTGTGCCGTAAAGGCCAAGCACTTCGAGGAACACCAGGAATACCGAACCGAGGATGGCCGGCAGCGCAAGCGGCAGGGTGACGCGAAGCGTGGCCCGCATCGGTCCCGCTCCGAGGATTGCGGCGGCTTCCTCCATCTCGGTGGAGATCAGCTCGAGCGCGGACTTTGCGAAGACATAAATCAGCGGAAATGAGTAGAGCGCGGTGACCAGCGCCAGTCCCCAGAACGTGAAGATGTTGAACGGCCCATGCGATGCGCCGGTGACAGCCATCCATGCCTTGTTGATCCAGCCGGCGTTCGGTCCGCCGAGCAGGATCCACCCGATGGCACCGACGAAGGGCGGAATCAGAAACGACGCCAGCACCACTGCGTGGACGAAGGCACGTCCGGGCATGTCGGTGCGCGCAACACCCCAGGCCAGCGGCACCGCAATGAGGCTGGCGAAGAGCGCGGCAGCAGCGCCGAGTTCCAGCGAATTGATCAGCGCCTGGACATAGCGCGGACGGCCGAACGCCGTGACGTAGTTCGCAAAGGTGAAGCTATGGTCGGAGGCCTTCGTAAAGCTGTACGTGACCAGTTGGAACAGTGGATTGGCGACCAGAAACAACAGCATCGCCACAAGTACGAATGCGACGAGTGTCGTCGGGTTGATGGTGGCGCGGAGCGCGGCCGCGACCTTTGTCGTGACGGCGCTCTGGGGCCTGGTTATTCCGAGATCGGCCATCACAGCCCTTGGAACCTTGGCTTGCGCTTCTCCATGAACGCCTGCCGGCCTTCGCGGAAGTCCTGACTGTCCATGCACGCATTGCCGATGTCCTTGACGGCGGCCATGTCGCGCGCGTCGGGGTCCTTCAGCACCTGTGCGATGGTGATCTTGGAGGCCTGGATCGAGAGCGGCGCGTTGTTGGAGATAGTGCGCGCGATATCGATCGTTGCGCTCCACAATTGCGCATCCGGCAACACTCGGTCGACCAGGCCGATCCGCGCCGCTTCGGCGGAATCGATGCGCGAGCCCGTATACATCAGGAGTCGCGCCTGCGACGGCCCGACCAGGGATACGAGGTGCCGCAGGCCGTCATAGCCGTAGGCGATGCCGAGTCGGGCGGCAGGAATTCCAAACTGGCTCTGGTCGGAAGCGATACGGATATCCGCCAGCATCGCAACGAGCATGCCGCCGCCAAGGCAGAAGCCGCGGATGCAGGCGATGGTCGGTTTGGGATAGTCGCCAAACAGCACGCGCTGCGTCTCGCTGCGCCGGGAATAGTCCTCGGAGACCTCCGCATTGTACCGGACCTTCTCGAACTGGCTGATGTCCGCGCCCGAGATGAAGGCCTTGTCGCCGGCGCCGACCAGGACCACGACCCGCACTTCGGGATCGTCGCGCAGCGCGGTGAGCGCGCTGCCGAAGCCCTCCCACATCTCGAGCGACATCGCGTTGTGCTTCTCGGGATTGTTGAAGGTGATGATTCCGACGCCATCGGAGACGTGCTGCAGAATCTTGCCGCCGGCGTAGAACTTTGCGGGGGTCTTGGCGATATCTGGCATGGGTCGAATCCAATCTGGCTTCAGGGACCGAGGAAGGGGCCGAAGTCTGCGCGCAGGAACGCCGGTCGCTCCTGCAATTTTGTCCACCATTCGTTGACGCGGGGATGTTTCTGCGCGGTGACCTCGTCCGGTGCGATTTCCTCGTCGATTCTTTTCACGAACGGGGCGGCGGCAATATCGGCTATCGAATAGGCCTTCCCGACCAGCCAACCGGACGGTTTGAGCGCGTCTTCCATCTTGTCGAGCAGCACGACGAGCTTTCCTCGCGCGGCGTCGCGTTCTTCTTCGGTGTAAGGTTTGCGGGCCACCCGCAGCCAGGCTTCCTGCCGTTCCTTGCTGGGAATGCTCTTGAGCTTCTCGGCCAATTCGGCATCGGTCCATTGCGATGCTGTCTTCTGCAAATGGTGGCGCCAGTTGAAGATGATGAGATTGCCGATCAGGCCGTCGATATGCCTGATCCAGTTGCGCATTTCGGCGCGTTCGAAAGGCGTGTCGGGACGCAGCGGGGGATCGGGGTAGGTCTCGTCGAGATATTCGCAGATCGTGCCGCTTTCGTGCAGCGGCTTGCCATCGTGAATCAGGGTCGGAATCACGCCGAGCGGATTGATCTTCAGGTACTCGGGCGAGTGATGTTCCATCTTCGCCATGTCGACGACATGGCCCTCATACCTGAGGCCCTTCTCCTCGAGGCACAGCCGCACGCGGCGCGAGGCGCTCGAACGTGAGCCGTGGTGAAGGATGATCATGCGGTCTGCTCCTGAAATCGGCGCCACGGCTCAAACGCCGAAGGTGTCGCGCCACTTCTCTGTGAGTTCCGGAATACCCTTGATGATTTCGTCGATCGTCGGCCGGATCGTCTTGAGATCGTCAAGCTTCTTGAATCCTGCGGGGACGGCGACATCGCGCCGCAGCGGCACACCGAATTCCTCGATGTCCTCGCCCGCAGTTTCTGCCGAGTAGAGGAACTCCATGAACAGCTTTGCGGCGTTGGGGTGCTTGCTGTTCCTCATGATTGCCGAGCCGGAGATCATCAACACGGAGCCTTCGTCCGGGTAGGACACCGCGATCGGATTGCCCTGGGCGGCGCTGCGCAGCACGAGTGCCGATGGGCTCGCCGCGACGCTGCGCTCGCCGGATACCAGCACGGTCACGGTGTCGATGATGGAACGCCCAACATGCGGCTTGAGCGCCGCGAGCTGCTCGAAATAATCCCAACCATAGAGCTTGTTCATCTGCACCACCCAAGTGCCGACAAAGCCGCTGAAGCCTGGATGGCCGACGACGGATTGGGCCTTCCATTTGGGATCGATGAATTCCTTCCAGGTCTTCGGCGCTTGCTCCGGCTTCACCTTGTTGGTGTTGTAGGCAAGGCCGACTGTCGTAGCGCCGACAACCTGGTAGGCATTATCGGGATCGACGCCCAGGAAACGCGGATCGATTTCCTCGATCGAGCGTGGCTTGTAGGGCATCAATTGGCCGCGCTCTTTCAGCGCGACGTACTGGCCCATATCGGTGGACGCAAACACGTCGCAATTCGCAACATTGGCCTGGATATCCTGGCTCAGTCGCTGGTAGGCGACCTGAGCCGTCGCCCGCACGACATTCACCCTGACGCCGGGAAAGGCCTTGGTGAAGATCGCCGCATGTTTTTCCGCGCGATCCGACGGCCAATAGACGATGTACCAGGTGAGTTCGCCTTCGGTTTTGGCCTTCGCATAGAGCTCGGCAATGTAATCGGCCTGCGAACTGGCGGGCCGGATTCCCAGCAGCGCGACGGCGCTTCCGGTCAGAAAACCTCTTCGGTCGATCATCAATGGGCTCTCCCAGCAGGCTGACGCTCTCGGGCGCCTTCCGAAGGCTTCCTTTCAGCATTGATTTTACGTATGCGCAAGGCTAATTTATGTATACATAGGAGAAGCAGTCATGCGGGTAAGGACCAGCGACGCCCTTCGCAAGGAGCTGGAGGACGATATCGAGCACGGCCGGTTGTTGCCGGGCGACAGGCTCGATGAACAAACCTTGGCAGAGCGATTTGAAGTGTCGCGCACGCCCGCGCGGGAGGCGCTCTTGCAGCTCGCTGCCGCTGGTATCGTGCAACTGGTGCCGCGCCATGGGGCGGTGGTCTCCGGCGTTTCTCCGCAGCTCGCGATCGGTATGGTCGAAGTGCTGACCGCGCTTGAGGCCGAAGCGGCTGGGCTCGCGGCCCGGCGGATGTCGGCGGCCGAAAAGGTGCAGCTCGTCAAGCTGCATCTCGCGTCACAGGCTGCAGTCAAGCGGCTGGATAACCCGACTTACATCGAGAACAACGCGGCGTTTCACGAGGCGATCTATCAGGGGGCACGCAACGAATTCCTGGCGGAACAGGTCAGGCTGACGCGGCAGCGCATGCGGTTTTATCACCGCAGCAGCCTCAATCAGCCGGCCCGGCTAAAGGCATCGTGGCAGGAACACGCGCGGATAACTGACGC
This region of Bradyrhizobium sp. CCGUVB1N3 genomic DNA includes:
- a CDS encoding ABC transporter ATP-binding protein, with product MDKLQLKNLTRKFGDLTVVDDLSLTLRAGEFVSLLGPSGCGKTTTLRMIAGFVIPTAGTIEMDGKQMSSATSSLPPERRRMSMIFQSYALWPNMTVEQNVAFGLKMQKVAREEQSRRVGEILDVVKLRHLAARYPNELSGGQQQRVSLARALVVKPEILLLDEPLSNLDANLREEMRSEIRRLHNEFGITSIYVTHDQSEAMTASDRIAVMNKGRIEQIDDPLTLYARPKTRYVAEFIGRSNVLEGKPNGPTIAFGGFEVASERLGARGPIRTSEFSLRSQNVALHAASPGGDAVILPGSIAERAFLGESWDYAFRSETGDLRLRVLSPPVSVFTVGQKVWLEINPSYIIPIQDDHHA
- a CDS encoding iron ABC transporter permease gives rise to the protein MADLGITRPQSAVTTKVAAALRATINPTTLVAFVLVAMLLFLVANPLFQLVTYSFTKASDHSFTFANYVTAFGRPRYVQALINSLELGAAAALFASLIAVPLAWGVARTDMPGRAFVHAVVLASFLIPPFVGAIGWILLGGPNAGWINKAWMAVTGASHGPFNIFTFWGLALVTALYSFPLIYVFAKSALELISTEMEEAAAILGAGPMRATLRVTLPLALPAILGSVFLVFLEVLGLYGTPALIAIPAGFNVVTTQLAAFFENPIRVEVAAAFSMPMVGITIVLLWVQRRLLARKSYVTVGGKGGHRAPMALGPYRWILFAYAMLIAGFTVFMPLCIILQTSFSKAWALPMSVTNFTLRNFQQVMFEQATVRQALFNTFEYAIVTATICTLLGFAVAYISQRKLLPYSQLLANITLAPFAVPGIVLAICFYAAYAPPPFALYGLGALVVVAFVTRFLPIAFTNSNSAIQGLHPELEEAVRIAGGNQANALRLVVLPILKKSLFGSWLLIFIVATRELSTAIFLSGPQTRVVSVLTLELSEQGQYEMLSAIAVLLLVVTGVLTLLGATVLGRDFMLRRN
- a CDS encoding enoyl-CoA hydratase, whose amino-acid sequence is MPDIAKTPAKFYAGGKILQHVSDGVGIITFNNPEKHNAMSLEMWEGFGSALTALRDDPEVRVVVLVGAGDKAFISGADISQFEKVRYNAEVSEDYSRRSETQRVLFGDYPKPTIACIRGFCLGGGMLVAMLADIRIASDQSQFGIPAARLGIAYGYDGLRHLVSLVGPSQARLLMYTGSRIDSAEAARIGLVDRVLPDAQLWSATIDIARTISNNAPLSIQASKITIAQVLKDPDARDMAAVKDIGNACMDSQDFREGRQAFMEKRKPRFQGL
- a CDS encoding glutathione S-transferase family protein gives rise to the protein MIILHHGSRSSASRRVRLCLEEKGLRYEGHVVDMAKMEHHSPEYLKINPLGVIPTLIHDGKPLHESGTICEYLDETYPDPPLRPDTPFERAEMRNWIRHIDGLIGNLIIFNWRHHLQKTASQWTDAELAEKLKSIPSKERQEAWLRVARKPYTEEERDAARGKLVVLLDKMEDALKPSGWLVGKAYSIADIAAAPFVKRIDEEIAPDEVTAQKHPRVNEWWTKLQERPAFLRADFGPFLGP
- a CDS encoding ABC transporter substrate-binding protein produces the protein MIDRRGFLTGSAVALLGIRPASSQADYIAELYAKAKTEGELTWYIVYWPSDRAEKHAAIFTKAFPGVRVNVVRATAQVAYQRLSQDIQANVANCDVFASTDMGQYVALKERGQLMPYKPRSIEEIDPRFLGVDPDNAYQVVGATTVGLAYNTNKVKPEQAPKTWKEFIDPKWKAQSVVGHPGFSGFVGTWVVQMNKLYGWDYFEQLAALKPHVGRSIIDTVTVLVSGERSVAASPSALVLRSAAQGNPIAVSYPDEGSVLMISGSAIMRNSKHPNAAKLFMEFLYSAETAGEDIEEFGVPLRRDVAVPAGFKKLDDLKTIRPTIDEIIKGIPELTEKWRDTFGV
- a CDS encoding GntR family transcriptional regulator, with the translated sequence MRVRTSDALRKELEDDIEHGRLLPGDRLDEQTLAERFEVSRTPAREALLQLAAAGIVQLVPRHGAVVSGVSPQLAIGMVEVLTALEAEAAGLAARRMSAAEKVQLVKLHLASQAAVKRLDNPTYIENNAAFHEAIYQGARNEFLAEQVRLTRQRMRFYHRSSLNQPARLKASWQEHARITDAIKSGDEALAQQAMREHILFGGRVFADMIASLSKTESRKP